A single Oncorhynchus tshawytscha isolate Ot180627B linkage group LG01, Otsh_v2.0, whole genome shotgun sequence DNA region contains:
- the ikzf1 gene encoding DNA-binding protein Ikaros isoform X2 yields MGSKRALVLDRLANNVAKRKSTMPQKFVGEKRLSDISFEGGPGELMQPHVIDQAINSAINYLGAESLRPLIQTSPTSSDMGVMGSMYPLHKPPAEGHGLSAKDSAAENLLLLAKSKSASSEKDGSPSHSGQDSTDTESNNEERAGVGASGLIYLTNHITSGVRNGVLPLGKEEQQRQYEAMRASIEIASEGFKVLSGEGEQVRAYRCEHCRILFLDHVMYTIHMGCHGFRDPFECNLCGHRSQDRYEFSSHMTRGEHRY; encoded by the exons ATGGGATCTAAGAGAGCCTTGGTGCTAGACAGACTAGCTAATAATGTAGCCAAACGTAAGAGCACTATGCCACAGAAGTTTGTAG GTGAGAAACGCCTCTCCGACATCTCCTTCGAGGGTGGCCCGGGGGAACTGATGCAGCCTCATGTCATCGACCAGGCCATCAACAGTGCCATCAACTACCTGGGTGCCGAGTCACTCCGACCGCTCATCCAGACCTCCCCAACCTCCTCTGACATGGGGGTCATGGGCTCCATGTACCCCCTCCACAAGCCCCCTGCAGAGGGCCACGGCCTGTCAGCCAAGGACAGCGCAGCCGAAAATCTTCTGTTGCTCGCAAAGTCCAAGTCAGCCTCCAGCGAGAAGGACGGCTCCCCCAGCCACAGTGGCCAGGATTCCACCGACACGGAGAGCAACAATGAAGAGAGGGCAGGTGTCGGGGCCTCAGGCCTCATCTACCTGACAAACCACATCACGTCCGGGGTACGTAATGGCGTGCTGCCCCTGGGGAAGGAGGAGCAGCAGCGGCAGTACGAGGCCATGCGGGCCAGTATCGAGATTGCCTCGGAGGGGTTCAAGGTgctgagtggagagggggagcaggtgAGGGCATATCGCTGTGAACACTGCCGCATCCTCTTCCTAGACCATGTGATGTACACCATCCACATGGGCTGCCATGGCTTCCGAGACCCGTTCGAGTGCAACCTCTGTGGCCATCGCAGTCAGGACCGTTACGAGTTTTCGTCACACATGACCCGAGGGGAGCATCGCTACTGA